From Desmodus rotundus isolate HL8 chromosome 12, HLdesRot8A.1, whole genome shotgun sequence, one genomic window encodes:
- the KCNJ10 gene encoding ATP-sensitive inward rectifier potassium channel 10 — MTSVAKVYYSQTTQTESRPLMGPGIRRRRVLTKDGRSNVRMEHIADKRFLYLKDLWTTFIDMQWRYKLLLFSATFAGTWFLFGVVWYLVAVAHGDLLELGPPANHTPCVVQVHTLTGAFLFSLESQTTIGYGFRYISEECPLAIVLLIAQLVLTTILEIFITGTFLAKIARPKKRAETIRFSQHAVVAAHNGKPCLMIRVANMRKSLLIGCQVTGKLLQTHQTKEGENIRLNQVNVTFQVDTASDSPFLILPLTFYHVVDETSPLKDLPLRSGEGDFELVLILSGTVESTSATCQVRTSYLPEEILWGYEFTPAISLSASGKYIADFSLFDQVVKVAPPSGLHDSTVRYGDPEKLKLEESFREQAEKEGSALSVRISNV, encoded by the coding sequence ATGACATCAGTTGCCAAGGTATATTACAGTCAGACCACTCAGACAGAAAGTCGGCCCCTAATGGGCCCAGGGATACGACGGCGGAGAGTTCTGACAAAAGATGGTCGCAGCAATGTGAGAATGGAGCACATTGCTGACAAGCGCTTCCTCTACCTCAAGGACCTGTGGACAACCTTCATCGACATGCAGTGGCGCTACAAGCTTCTGCTCTTCTCTGCGACTTTTGCAGGCACCTGGTTCCTCTTTGGCGTGGTGTGGTATCTGGTAGCTGTGGCCCATGGGGACTTGCTGGAGCTGGGCCCCCCAGCTAATCATACCCCCTGTGTGGTACAGGTCCACACACTCACTGgggcctttctcttctccctggaaTCCCAGACCACCATTGGCTATGGCTTCCGTTATATCAGTGAGGAGTGTCCACTGGCCATTGTACTTCTGATTGCCCAGTTGGTGCTCACCACCATCCTGGAAATTTTCATCACAGGTACCTTCCTGGCGAAGATTGCTCGGCCCAAGAAGCGGGCTGAGACTATCCGTTTCAGCCAGCATGCGGTCGTAGCTGCCCACAATGGGAAGCCCTGCCTTATGATTCGAGTTGCTAATATGCGTAAGAGCCTCCtcattggctgccaggtgacaggCAAATTGCTTCAGACCCACCAGACCAAAGAGGGTGAGAACATCCGGCTCAACCAGGTCAATGTGACTTTCCAAGTAGACACGGCCTCTGACAGCCCCTTCCTCATTCTACCCCTTACCTTCTACCATGTGGTAGATGAGACCAGTCCATTAAAAGACCTCCCCCTTCGCAGTGGTGAGGGTGACTTCGAGCTGGTGCTGATCCTAAGTGGGACAGTGGAATCCACCAGTGCCACCTGCCAAGTGCGCACATCCTACCTGCCAGAGGAGATCCTTTGGGGCTATGAGTTCACACCTGCCATCTCACTGTCAGCCAGTGGCAAATACATAGCTGACTTCAGCCTTTTTGACCAAGTTGTGAAAGTGGCCCCTCCTAGTGGTCTACATGACAGCACTGTACGCTATGGAGACCCCGAAAAGCTCAAGCTGGAGGAATCATTCAGGGAACAAGCTGAGAAGGAGGGCAGTGCCCTTAGTGTGCGCATCAGCAATGTCTGA